The proteins below are encoded in one region of Scatophagus argus isolate fScaArg1 chromosome 24, fScaArg1.pri, whole genome shotgun sequence:
- the LOC124055321 gene encoding gamma-glutamylaminecyclotransferase-like isoform X3 — MTHVFVYGTLKRGQPNNYRMFDRTNGKAELLASASTIQKYPLVIASKYNVPFLLNVPGQGHRVMGEIYKVDDRMLKFLDAFEGVPTMYQRTVVKLEVKEWVGEAEGEEKPAAGSFTEAFVYSTTTYEPDWLSLPNYESYDSDGDHGLKPQWSEAPVSLNEAADITEN, encoded by the exons ATGACTCATGTCTTTGTCTATGGCACCCTGAAGAGGGGCCAGCCCAACAACTATCGTATGTTTGACAGGACCAATGGTAAGGCGGAGCTCCTCGCCTCAGCCTCCACCATCCAGAAATACCCGCTAGTGATTGCCAGCAAGTACAATGTCCCCTTCCTCCTCAACGTGCCCGGGCAGGGTCACCGAGTCATGGGGGAGATCTACAAAGTGGACGACCGGATGCTGAAATTCCTGGACGCCTTTGAAGGGGTCCCCACCATGTACCAGCGAACTGTGGTCAAGCTGGAAGTGAAGGAGTGGGTGGGGGAGgcggagggagaggagaagccGGCAGCAGGAAGCTTCACAGAGGCGTTTGTGTACAGTACGACAACGTATGAGCCAGATTGGCTCTCTCTGCCCAACTATGAGAGCTATGACTCAGATGGAGATCACGGGCTCAA ACCCCAATGGAGCGAAGCCCCCGTGTCTTTGAATGAGGCAGCAGAcatcactgaaaactga
- the LOC124055321 gene encoding gamma-glutamylaminecyclotransferase-like isoform X1, with translation MSGFIRQASRDEEGSESIQVQVRLQSCIHMTHVFVYGTLKRGQPNNYRMFDRTNGKAELLASASTIQKYPLVIASKYNVPFLLNVPGQGHRVMGEIYKVDDRMLKFLDAFEGVPTMYQRTVVKLEVKEWVGEAEGEEKPAAGSFTEAFVYSTTTYEPDWLSLPNYESYDSDGDHGLKPQWSEAPVSLNEAADITEN, from the exons ATGTCCGGTTTCATACGTCAGGCGAGCAGGGATGAGGAAGGCAGCGAGTCAATCCAAGTGCAG GTTCGCCTGCAATCCTGCATCCACATGACTCATGTCTTTGTCTATGGCACCCTGAAGAGGGGCCAGCCCAACAACTATCGTATGTTTGACAGGACCAATGGTAAGGCGGAGCTCCTCGCCTCAGCCTCCACCATCCAGAAATACCCGCTAGTGATTGCCAGCAAGTACAATGTCCCCTTCCTCCTCAACGTGCCCGGGCAGGGTCACCGAGTCATGGGGGAGATCTACAAAGTGGACGACCGGATGCTGAAATTCCTGGACGCCTTTGAAGGGGTCCCCACCATGTACCAGCGAACTGTGGTCAAGCTGGAAGTGAAGGAGTGGGTGGGGGAGgcggagggagaggagaagccGGCAGCAGGAAGCTTCACAGAGGCGTTTGTGTACAGTACGACAACGTATGAGCCAGATTGGCTCTCTCTGCCCAACTATGAGAGCTATGACTCAGATGGAGATCACGGGCTCAA ACCCCAATGGAGCGAAGCCCCCGTGTCTTTGAATGAGGCAGCAGAcatcactgaaaactga
- the LOC124055321 gene encoding gamma-glutamylaminecyclotransferase-like isoform X2, whose translation MSGFIRQASRDEEGSESIQVQVRLQSCIHMTHVFVYGTLKRGQPNNYRMFDRTNGKAELLASASTIQKYPLVIASKYNVPFLLNVPGQGHRVMGEIYKVDDRMLKFLDAFEGVPTMYQRTVVKLEVKEWVGEAEGEEKPAAGSFTEAFVYSTTTYEPDWLSLPNYESYDSDGDHGLKYVTRESRD comes from the exons ATGTCCGGTTTCATACGTCAGGCGAGCAGGGATGAGGAAGGCAGCGAGTCAATCCAAGTGCAG GTTCGCCTGCAATCCTGCATCCACATGACTCATGTCTTTGTCTATGGCACCCTGAAGAGGGGCCAGCCCAACAACTATCGTATGTTTGACAGGACCAATGGTAAGGCGGAGCTCCTCGCCTCAGCCTCCACCATCCAGAAATACCCGCTAGTGATTGCCAGCAAGTACAATGTCCCCTTCCTCCTCAACGTGCCCGGGCAGGGTCACCGAGTCATGGGGGAGATCTACAAAGTGGACGACCGGATGCTGAAATTCCTGGACGCCTTTGAAGGGGTCCCCACCATGTACCAGCGAACTGTGGTCAAGCTGGAAGTGAAGGAGTGGGTGGGGGAGgcggagggagaggagaagccGGCAGCAGGAAGCTTCACAGAGGCGTTTGTGTACAGTACGACAACGTATGAGCCAGATTGGCTCTCTCTGCCCAACTATGAGAGCTATGACTCAGATGGAGATCACGGGCTCAAGTATGTGACCAGAGAATCACGAGATTGA
- the arl13b gene encoding ADP-ribosylation factor-like protein 13B isoform X1 gives MFSLMANCCNWLKRWREPARKVTLVMVGLDNAGKTATVRGIQGDNPQDVAPTVGFSKVDLKQGKFEVTIFDLGGGKRIRGIWKNYYSESHGVVFVVDSSDVQRIQETRETMAEVLQHPRIAGKPVLVLANKQDQEGALAEADIIENLSLEKLVNENKCLCQIEPCSAVLGYGKKVDKSIRKGLKWLLNNIAKDYEAITERVQKDTAEQRAQEEQDKKARAERVRRIREERERQEREEAEREGRQIQEEEPDDENMPSPFQPISNVISENQEKEKERKRQREPQEAGADSLNVDQEEEEYEDDEEPDDTRQTPENGSSATTGEQDKKKTRKLHLKRKHRVDPLRTEDGPAESPTPPPAPVGWATPKVSRLPKLEPLGDSRHSEFYKKPLPPVANRPRPNGDAHDIIF, from the exons ATGTTTAGCCTGATGGCGAATTGTTGCAACTGGCTGAAACGCTGGCGAGAGCCTGCAAG GAAGGTGACTCTGGTCATGGTGGGCCTGGATAATGCAGGGAAGACAGCCACAGTACGAGGAATCCAAGGAG ACAATCCACAGGACGTGGCTCCCACAGTGGGATTTTCCAAGGTTGACCTGAAGCAGGGCAAATTCGAGGTGACCATCTTTGACCTGGGTGGTGGGAAGAGAATCCGGGGCATCTGGAAGAACTACTACTCAGAGTCGCATGGCGTGGTCTTTGTGGTGGACTCCAGCGATGTCCAGAGGATCCAGGAGACACGGGAGACCATGGCCGAAGTCCTGCAGCACCCGCGCATCGCAGGGAAACCTGTGCTAGT GCTTGCCAACAAACAAGACCAAGAGGGAGCGCTGGCTGAGGCAGACATCATTGAGAACCTTTCATTGGAGAAGCTCGTCAACGAGAACAAGTGTCTCTGTCAGATC GAGCCATGTTCTGCTGTTCTTGGCTACGGCAAAAAGGTCGACAAGTCCATCAGGAAGGGCCTGAAGTGGCTTCTCAACAACATCGCCAAAGACTACGAGGCAATCACTGAGCGCGTGCAGAAGGACACGGCTGAGCAGCGCGCTCAGGAGGAGCAAGACAAGAAGGCGAGGGCGGAGAGAGTGCGGCGGATAcgagaggagag AGAACGGCAGGAGCGGGAAGAGGCAGAACGTGAGGGCAGGCAGATCCAGGAAGAGGAGCCCGATGACGAAAACATGCCCAGCCCCTTCCAGCCAATCAGCAACGTGATCTCTGAG AaccaggagaaagaaaaggagaggaagagacaaagagagccGCAGGAGGCCGGAGCCGACAGCCTGAATGTTGatcaagaggaagaggagtatGAGGACGACGAAGAGCCAGACGACACAAGACAAACTCCAGAAAATGGTAGTTCAG CCACAACAGGTGagcaagacaaaaagaagacaagGAAGCTGCACCTGAAGAGGAAGCACAGGGTGGACCCGCTGAGGACGGAGGACGGGCCAGCAGAGAGCCCCACCCCCCCGCCTGCTCCAG tTGGATGGGCCACACCAAAAGTTTCTAGGCTGCCAAAACTAGAGCCTCTCGGGGATTCGAGACATTCTG AGTTTTACAAGAAGCCTCTCCCGCCTGTTGCGAACAGGCCGCGGCCTAACGGCGACGCGCACGACATCATTTTTTAA
- the arl13b gene encoding ADP-ribosylation factor-like protein 13B isoform X2, giving the protein MFSLMANCCNWLKRWREPARKVTLVMVGLDNAGKTATVRGIQGDNPQDVAPTVGFSKVDLKQGKFEVTIFDLGGGKRIRGIWKNYYSESHGVVFVVDSSDVQRIQETRETMAEVLQHPRIAGKPVLVLANKQDQEGALAEADIIENLSLEKLVNENKCLCQIEPCSAVLGYGKKVDKSIRKGLKWLLNNIAKDYEAITERVQKDTAEQRAQEEQDKKARAERVRRIREERERQEREEAEREGRQIQEEEPDDENMPSPFQPISNVISENQEKEKERKRQREPQEAGADSLNVDQEEEEYEDDEEPDDTRQTPENGSSATTGEQDKKKTRKLHLKRKHRVDPLRTEDGPAESPTPPPAPVGWATPKVSRLPKLEPLGDSRHSVSSV; this is encoded by the exons ATGTTTAGCCTGATGGCGAATTGTTGCAACTGGCTGAAACGCTGGCGAGAGCCTGCAAG GAAGGTGACTCTGGTCATGGTGGGCCTGGATAATGCAGGGAAGACAGCCACAGTACGAGGAATCCAAGGAG ACAATCCACAGGACGTGGCTCCCACAGTGGGATTTTCCAAGGTTGACCTGAAGCAGGGCAAATTCGAGGTGACCATCTTTGACCTGGGTGGTGGGAAGAGAATCCGGGGCATCTGGAAGAACTACTACTCAGAGTCGCATGGCGTGGTCTTTGTGGTGGACTCCAGCGATGTCCAGAGGATCCAGGAGACACGGGAGACCATGGCCGAAGTCCTGCAGCACCCGCGCATCGCAGGGAAACCTGTGCTAGT GCTTGCCAACAAACAAGACCAAGAGGGAGCGCTGGCTGAGGCAGACATCATTGAGAACCTTTCATTGGAGAAGCTCGTCAACGAGAACAAGTGTCTCTGTCAGATC GAGCCATGTTCTGCTGTTCTTGGCTACGGCAAAAAGGTCGACAAGTCCATCAGGAAGGGCCTGAAGTGGCTTCTCAACAACATCGCCAAAGACTACGAGGCAATCACTGAGCGCGTGCAGAAGGACACGGCTGAGCAGCGCGCTCAGGAGGAGCAAGACAAGAAGGCGAGGGCGGAGAGAGTGCGGCGGATAcgagaggagag AGAACGGCAGGAGCGGGAAGAGGCAGAACGTGAGGGCAGGCAGATCCAGGAAGAGGAGCCCGATGACGAAAACATGCCCAGCCCCTTCCAGCCAATCAGCAACGTGATCTCTGAG AaccaggagaaagaaaaggagaggaagagacaaagagagccGCAGGAGGCCGGAGCCGACAGCCTGAATGTTGatcaagaggaagaggagtatGAGGACGACGAAGAGCCAGACGACACAAGACAAACTCCAGAAAATGGTAGTTCAG CCACAACAGGTGagcaagacaaaaagaagacaagGAAGCTGCACCTGAAGAGGAAGCACAGGGTGGACCCGCTGAGGACGGAGGACGGGCCAGCAGAGAGCCCCACCCCCCCGCCTGCTCCAG tTGGATGGGCCACACCAAAAGTTTCTAGGCTGCCAAAACTAGAGCCTCTCGGGGATTCGAGACATTCTG TGAGCAGCGTGTAG
- the arl13b gene encoding ADP-ribosylation factor-like protein 13B isoform X4 → MFSLMANCCNWLKRWREPARKVTLVMVGLDNAGKTATVRGIQGDNPQDVAPTVGFSKVDLKQGKFEVTIFDLGGGKRIRGIWKNYYSESHGVVFVVDSSDVQRIQETRETMAEVLQHPRIAGKPVLVLANKQDQEGALAEADIIENLSLEKLVNENKCLCQIEPCSAVLGYGKKVDKSIRKGLKWLLNNIAKDYEAITERVQKDTAEQRAQEEQDKKARAERVRRIREERERQEREEAEREGRQIQEEEPDDENMPSPFQPISNVISENQEKEKERKRQREPQEAGADSLNVDQEEEEYEDDEEPDDTRQTPENGSSATTGEQDKKKTRKLHLKRKHRVDPLRTEDGPAESPTPPPAPVSSV, encoded by the exons ATGTTTAGCCTGATGGCGAATTGTTGCAACTGGCTGAAACGCTGGCGAGAGCCTGCAAG GAAGGTGACTCTGGTCATGGTGGGCCTGGATAATGCAGGGAAGACAGCCACAGTACGAGGAATCCAAGGAG ACAATCCACAGGACGTGGCTCCCACAGTGGGATTTTCCAAGGTTGACCTGAAGCAGGGCAAATTCGAGGTGACCATCTTTGACCTGGGTGGTGGGAAGAGAATCCGGGGCATCTGGAAGAACTACTACTCAGAGTCGCATGGCGTGGTCTTTGTGGTGGACTCCAGCGATGTCCAGAGGATCCAGGAGACACGGGAGACCATGGCCGAAGTCCTGCAGCACCCGCGCATCGCAGGGAAACCTGTGCTAGT GCTTGCCAACAAACAAGACCAAGAGGGAGCGCTGGCTGAGGCAGACATCATTGAGAACCTTTCATTGGAGAAGCTCGTCAACGAGAACAAGTGTCTCTGTCAGATC GAGCCATGTTCTGCTGTTCTTGGCTACGGCAAAAAGGTCGACAAGTCCATCAGGAAGGGCCTGAAGTGGCTTCTCAACAACATCGCCAAAGACTACGAGGCAATCACTGAGCGCGTGCAGAAGGACACGGCTGAGCAGCGCGCTCAGGAGGAGCAAGACAAGAAGGCGAGGGCGGAGAGAGTGCGGCGGATAcgagaggagag AGAACGGCAGGAGCGGGAAGAGGCAGAACGTGAGGGCAGGCAGATCCAGGAAGAGGAGCCCGATGACGAAAACATGCCCAGCCCCTTCCAGCCAATCAGCAACGTGATCTCTGAG AaccaggagaaagaaaaggagaggaagagacaaagagagccGCAGGAGGCCGGAGCCGACAGCCTGAATGTTGatcaagaggaagaggagtatGAGGACGACGAAGAGCCAGACGACACAAGACAAACTCCAGAAAATGGTAGTTCAG CCACAACAGGTGagcaagacaaaaagaagacaagGAAGCTGCACCTGAAGAGGAAGCACAGGGTGGACCCGCTGAGGACGGAGGACGGGCCAGCAGAGAGCCCCACCCCCCCGCCTGCTCCAG TGAGCAGCGTGTAG
- the arl13b gene encoding ADP-ribosylation factor-like protein 13B isoform X3: MVGLDNAGKTATVRGIQGDNPQDVAPTVGFSKVDLKQGKFEVTIFDLGGGKRIRGIWKNYYSESHGVVFVVDSSDVQRIQETRETMAEVLQHPRIAGKPVLVLANKQDQEGALAEADIIENLSLEKLVNENKCLCQIEPCSAVLGYGKKVDKSIRKGLKWLLNNIAKDYEAITERVQKDTAEQRAQEEQDKKARAERVRRIREERERQEREEAEREGRQIQEEEPDDENMPSPFQPISNVISENQEKEKERKRQREPQEAGADSLNVDQEEEEYEDDEEPDDTRQTPENGSSATTGEQDKKKTRKLHLKRKHRVDPLRTEDGPAESPTPPPAPVGWATPKVSRLPKLEPLGDSRHSEFYKKPLPPVANRPRPNGDAHDIIF; the protein is encoded by the exons ATGGTGGGCCTGGATAATGCAGGGAAGACAGCCACAGTACGAGGAATCCAAGGAG ACAATCCACAGGACGTGGCTCCCACAGTGGGATTTTCCAAGGTTGACCTGAAGCAGGGCAAATTCGAGGTGACCATCTTTGACCTGGGTGGTGGGAAGAGAATCCGGGGCATCTGGAAGAACTACTACTCAGAGTCGCATGGCGTGGTCTTTGTGGTGGACTCCAGCGATGTCCAGAGGATCCAGGAGACACGGGAGACCATGGCCGAAGTCCTGCAGCACCCGCGCATCGCAGGGAAACCTGTGCTAGT GCTTGCCAACAAACAAGACCAAGAGGGAGCGCTGGCTGAGGCAGACATCATTGAGAACCTTTCATTGGAGAAGCTCGTCAACGAGAACAAGTGTCTCTGTCAGATC GAGCCATGTTCTGCTGTTCTTGGCTACGGCAAAAAGGTCGACAAGTCCATCAGGAAGGGCCTGAAGTGGCTTCTCAACAACATCGCCAAAGACTACGAGGCAATCACTGAGCGCGTGCAGAAGGACACGGCTGAGCAGCGCGCTCAGGAGGAGCAAGACAAGAAGGCGAGGGCGGAGAGAGTGCGGCGGATAcgagaggagag AGAACGGCAGGAGCGGGAAGAGGCAGAACGTGAGGGCAGGCAGATCCAGGAAGAGGAGCCCGATGACGAAAACATGCCCAGCCCCTTCCAGCCAATCAGCAACGTGATCTCTGAG AaccaggagaaagaaaaggagaggaagagacaaagagagccGCAGGAGGCCGGAGCCGACAGCCTGAATGTTGatcaagaggaagaggagtatGAGGACGACGAAGAGCCAGACGACACAAGACAAACTCCAGAAAATGGTAGTTCAG CCACAACAGGTGagcaagacaaaaagaagacaagGAAGCTGCACCTGAAGAGGAAGCACAGGGTGGACCCGCTGAGGACGGAGGACGGGCCAGCAGAGAGCCCCACCCCCCCGCCTGCTCCAG tTGGATGGGCCACACCAAAAGTTTCTAGGCTGCCAAAACTAGAGCCTCTCGGGGATTCGAGACATTCTG AGTTTTACAAGAAGCCTCTCCCGCCTGTTGCGAACAGGCCGCGGCCTAACGGCGACGCGCACGACATCATTTTTTAA